One segment of Nocardioides sp. QY071 DNA contains the following:
- a CDS encoding helix-turn-helix transcriptional regulator, producing the protein MSHIDARWAHMLGTVDPAVLGSRVRAARVAQGLSQADLAGEAYSVGYVSRIESGNRRPTLAALSVVSERLGMEVGELLAGASEEEVDEIRLGLSYAELALENGEAVDAEHQARAALARAEGVSLDELKSRGRFVVARSLEAMGQLDDAIREYEALLADVDGIEAIKCGIALSRCYREAGDLALAIEVGDRIRPDIVASGLERTDEAVQLAMTVAMSYMGRGDLNRATRICAEAIELAEEMASPAARSAAYWNASIAYSERGQTQPALTLATRALALLGEGQDTRNLARLRVELGRLRLELDVPDPSGALVQLERAHEELRSTSASMAEIAWAEVVLAHALVLDGQPEKALDVAITARAANPGQVSLGAAEAALAHAEALVELGREDEALTVCGEARDLLAAQTEVDRWVAQAWCELAELYDALGDDAGAHRAFKAAASASGLRVRERDSRARRPRQDAEHGVATTY; encoded by the coding sequence CGCGCAGCCCGGGTGGCCCAGGGACTGAGCCAGGCGGACCTGGCCGGGGAGGCCTACTCGGTCGGCTACGTGTCCCGCATCGAGTCCGGCAACCGCCGCCCGACCCTCGCCGCGCTGAGCGTGGTCAGCGAGCGGCTCGGCATGGAGGTCGGCGAGCTGCTGGCCGGCGCCTCCGAGGAGGAGGTCGACGAGATCCGGCTCGGCCTGAGCTATGCCGAGCTCGCCCTCGAGAACGGTGAGGCGGTCGACGCCGAGCACCAGGCCCGCGCTGCGCTCGCCCGCGCCGAGGGGGTCTCGCTCGACGAGCTGAAGTCCCGCGGCCGCTTCGTCGTGGCTCGCTCGCTGGAGGCGATGGGTCAGCTCGACGACGCGATCCGCGAGTACGAGGCGCTGCTCGCCGATGTCGACGGGATCGAGGCGATCAAGTGCGGCATCGCGCTGAGCCGCTGCTACCGCGAAGCGGGTGACCTGGCGCTGGCCATCGAGGTCGGCGACCGGATCCGGCCCGACATCGTGGCCAGCGGCCTCGAGCGCACCGACGAGGCAGTGCAGCTCGCCATGACGGTGGCGATGTCCTACATGGGGCGCGGCGACCTGAACCGGGCCACCCGGATCTGCGCCGAGGCGATCGAGCTGGCCGAGGAGATGGCGTCGCCCGCCGCGCGCAGCGCCGCGTACTGGAACGCGAGCATCGCCTACTCCGAGCGCGGTCAGACCCAGCCCGCCCTCACCCTCGCGACCCGCGCGCTCGCGCTGCTGGGTGAGGGCCAGGACACGCGCAACCTCGCCCGGTTGCGGGTCGAGCTCGGCCGGTTGCGGCTCGAGCTCGACGTGCCGGACCCTTCGGGCGCGCTCGTCCAGCTCGAGCGGGCCCACGAGGAGCTGCGCAGCACCAGCGCATCGATGGCAGAGATCGCGTGGGCCGAGGTGGTGCTGGCCCACGCGCTGGTCCTCGACGGCCAGCCCGAGAAAGCGCTCGACGTGGCCATCACCGCCCGCGCGGCCAATCCCGGACAGGTCTCCCTGGGTGCCGCCGAGGCCGCCCTGGCCCACGCGGAGGCGCTCGTCGAGCTCGGCCGCGAGGACGAGGCGCTCACCGTCTGTGGCGAGGCTCGCGACCTGCTCGCCGCCCAGACCGAGGTGGACAGGTGGGTCGCCCAGGCCTGGTGCGAGCTCGCCGAGCTCTACGACGCACTCGGCGACGATGCCGGCGCCCACCGCGCCTTCAAGGCGGCGGCGAGTGCCAGTGGTCTACGTGTGCGCGAACGCGACAGTCGGGCACGGCGTCCTCGCCAGGACGCCGAGCACGGCGTCGCCACGACCTACTGA
- a CDS encoding peptide deformylase — MNLDAGSARVAGWSETELGVGGRVRAVVRAPEGVLSARGADVDPTAADIVQLAADLVATMRVSPGCVGLAANQVGVGVRMFCVDVTEHPKTRTQHGTFVLCNAEVVESSRNEKAREGCMSVPDLTGDVKRASRLTVRGLLPGSGEPVSFATDAFEARALQHEIDHTDGFLFLDRVAGAHAIYPRQTYL; from the coding sequence GTGAACCTCGACGCCGGCAGCGCGCGGGTCGCGGGCTGGTCCGAGACCGAGCTCGGGGTCGGGGGCCGGGTGCGGGCCGTCGTACGCGCTCCGGAGGGGGTGCTCTCGGCCCGCGGCGCCGACGTCGACCCGACCGCCGCCGACATCGTCCAGCTCGCCGCGGACCTCGTCGCCACCATGCGGGTCAGCCCGGGCTGCGTCGGCCTCGCGGCCAACCAGGTCGGCGTGGGCGTGCGGATGTTCTGCGTCGACGTCACCGAGCACCCCAAGACCCGCACGCAACACGGCACCTTCGTGCTGTGCAACGCCGAGGTCGTCGAGTCCAGTCGCAACGAGAAGGCCCGCGAGGGCTGTATGAGCGTCCCCGACCTCACCGGCGACGTGAAGCGCGCCTCGCGCCTGACCGTCCGCGGCCTGCTGCCGGGCAGCGGCGAGCCGGTGTCGTTCGCGACCGATGCGTTCGAGGCACGGGCGCTGCAGCACGAGATCGACCACACCGACGGGTTCCTGTTCCTCGACCGGGTGGCCGGTGCGCACGCGATCTATCCTCGCCAGACCTACCTGTAG
- a CDS encoding CHAT domain-containing protein, whose translation MSLGNCLPASAGGDIDDLLGEAQHWLHRDAQRCTDLLDLAESGLQGQRDVARTASLHQLRGDLAVAGGELGVAATAYRAARRSWLAAGEPVEAARAAAGGFEVQLLVGEYDAAEAGLLRLQTELHQVTRRDSRVSHIGALVQRQLADARAGRGESADALRQYDAAENLFAALADADSIARVQHRRGLAALDAGLTHNALLELNRSRRAYAASGHHDRAASVAIRVAEAYSATGQVARALEVLDCVVPDGSTAQWHVAFHALVRSGALLRAGFAAEAHAEACAAEEAFVRIGAVEYSARAAFASAQASLGWGRWRAAAAELEVAERLFGECGSRHMGLRTWLLRAEVAWALGDPGACRAACERVLAAEEADTPPSVGVQARLAAARAADLDTAVALLDEADRRAAQVGIPELEVDVLVARARHERRTGRVPQAVALLRRALDVGRGWEQRLGQRGSVVCPSLTAAGEELILLLLEQGDHAGRVEALRRARAAKRIRVALPGRRTVGAAGAPGAAEHQRRRLEAVLSDTLVPVEPPRPEEHAGEVLPHVPSGLLVEFHVTGDDIVVFVVRDGHVDARVLTSATEGTRRLVNAWQQECTLMAPGYRGPTGFATSAALDGLFDLLLAPVVDLLDDLDDRIHVVGHRHLHAVPFDALLDEVGPWYAHLARPAAPPEPVGTASVASSLSALVVAVPDENAPSIADEAEMILRALPAADALVGAGATKEALADRTAAADVVHFACHGVFRPDDPLSSGLRLADGWLQARDVVAGAVPLEGAVVVLSACSSGRSPDYTAEEVGLVPACLAAGAKGVVAALWAVDDEVTLELMTHFYRALAQGTAPSVALRVARRAVARRFPHPYYWGGFRYVGRD comes from the coding sequence GTGAGTCTCGGGAACTGCCTACCGGCCAGCGCCGGGGGCGACATCGACGACCTCCTGGGTGAGGCGCAGCACTGGCTCCACCGCGACGCGCAGCGCTGCACCGACCTGCTCGACCTGGCCGAGTCCGGCCTGCAGGGCCAGCGTGACGTCGCCCGGACGGCGTCGCTCCACCAGCTGCGCGGCGACCTCGCCGTCGCCGGCGGGGAGCTCGGCGTCGCCGCCACCGCCTACCGCGCCGCACGCCGCAGCTGGCTCGCCGCGGGCGAGCCGGTCGAGGCCGCCCGGGCCGCTGCCGGCGGGTTCGAGGTGCAGCTGCTGGTCGGCGAGTACGACGCGGCCGAGGCCGGCCTGCTGAGGCTGCAGACCGAGCTCCACCAGGTCACCCGGCGCGACAGCCGGGTGTCCCACATCGGTGCGCTCGTCCAGCGCCAGCTCGCCGACGCGAGGGCCGGGCGCGGCGAGTCCGCCGACGCTCTGCGCCAGTACGACGCGGCCGAGAACCTCTTCGCCGCCCTGGCCGACGCCGACAGCATCGCGCGCGTCCAGCACCGCCGTGGGCTCGCCGCGCTCGACGCCGGCCTCACCCACAACGCCCTCCTGGAGCTCAACCGCTCCCGGCGGGCCTACGCCGCCTCCGGCCACCACGACCGCGCCGCGTCCGTCGCGATCCGGGTCGCGGAGGCGTACTCCGCGACCGGGCAGGTCGCCCGGGCGCTCGAGGTGCTCGACTGCGTCGTGCCCGACGGGTCCACGGCCCAGTGGCACGTTGCCTTCCACGCCCTGGTCCGCTCCGGAGCCCTGCTGCGCGCCGGCTTCGCCGCCGAGGCGCACGCCGAGGCCTGCGCGGCCGAGGAGGCCTTCGTGCGGATCGGTGCGGTGGAGTACTCCGCCCGGGCCGCGTTCGCGAGCGCCCAGGCCTCGCTCGGGTGGGGCAGGTGGCGCGCCGCCGCGGCCGAGCTCGAGGTCGCCGAGCGGCTCTTCGGCGAGTGCGGCAGCAGGCACATGGGGCTGCGGACCTGGCTGCTCCGGGCCGAGGTGGCCTGGGCCCTCGGCGACCCCGGCGCCTGTCGCGCCGCCTGCGAGCGGGTCCTCGCGGCCGAGGAGGCCGACACCCCGCCGTCCGTCGGTGTGCAGGCCCGCCTCGCCGCGGCCCGCGCAGCCGACCTGGACACCGCCGTCGCGCTGCTCGACGAGGCGGACCGACGCGCCGCCCAGGTCGGGATCCCCGAGCTGGAGGTCGACGTGCTCGTCGCCCGGGCCCGCCACGAGCGCCGTACCGGCCGGGTCCCTCAGGCCGTCGCGCTGCTGCGCCGCGCGCTGGACGTCGGCCGGGGGTGGGAGCAGCGGCTGGGCCAGCGCGGGAGCGTGGTGTGTCCGTCGCTCACCGCCGCCGGCGAGGAGCTCATCCTGCTGCTGCTCGAGCAGGGCGACCACGCGGGCCGGGTCGAGGCGCTGCGCCGGGCGCGCGCCGCCAAGCGGATCAGGGTGGCGCTGCCGGGGCGCCGTACGGTGGGGGCCGCGGGAGCTCCCGGCGCCGCCGAGCACCAGCGACGGCGACTGGAGGCGGTGCTCTCCGACACGCTCGTCCCCGTCGAGCCCCCGCGGCCGGAGGAGCACGCCGGCGAGGTGCTGCCGCACGTGCCGAGCGGCCTGCTCGTCGAGTTCCACGTCACGGGCGACGACATCGTCGTGTTCGTCGTGCGGGACGGGCACGTGGACGCCCGGGTGCTGACCAGCGCCACGGAGGGCACCCGCCGCCTGGTCAACGCATGGCAGCAGGAGTGCACGCTGATGGCACCGGGCTATCGCGGACCGACCGGGTTCGCGACGTCGGCCGCACTCGACGGCCTCTTCGACCTGCTCCTCGCTCCGGTCGTGGACCTGCTCGACGACCTCGACGACCGGATCCACGTCGTGGGCCACCGACACCTGCACGCCGTCCCCTTCGACGCGCTGCTCGACGAGGTCGGTCCCTGGTACGCGCACCTGGCGCGGCCGGCCGCCCCGCCCGAGCCCGTCGGTACGGCGTCCGTGGCGTCCTCGCTGTCGGCGCTCGTGGTCGCCGTACCCGACGAGAACGCGCCCTCGATCGCCGACGAGGCCGAGATGATCCTGCGCGCACTCCCGGCCGCCGACGCCCTGGTCGGTGCCGGCGCCACCAAGGAGGCACTCGCCGACCGCACGGCCGCGGCCGACGTCGTGCACTTCGCGTGCCACGGCGTCTTCCGCCCCGACGACCCGCTCTCGTCGGGGCTCCGGCTCGCCGACGGCTGGCTGCAGGCCCGTGACGTCGTCGCCGGTGCGGTCCCGCTCGAGGGAGCGGTCGTGGTGCTGAGCGCGTGCTCCTCGGGACGCTCGCCCGACTACACCGCCGAGGAGGTCGGACTGGTGCCGGCCTGCCTCGCGGCGGGTGCGAAGGGCGTGGTCGCGGCGCTGTGGGCGGTCGACGACGAGGTGACCCTGGAGCTGATGACGCACTTCTACCGGGCTCTCGCCCAGGGGACCGCTCCGTCCGTCGCGCTGCGCGTCGCCCGGCGCGCGGTGGCCCGGCGGTTCCCGCACCCGTACTACTGGGGTGGCTTCCGCTACGTGGGGCGGGACTGA
- a CDS encoding sigma-70 family RNA polymerase sigma factor, whose protein sequence is MTSLSEQPARATELRPTGRGASTQPRHSEVVTDSDLLVRCRRRDSEAWNELVSRYERLVYTVALRNGLGAEDAADVTQATFVALIDALDRLRDDEKLASWLMTVARRQAWRSRNLSRRTTPVEVTPDDVSDPFADWATTTALHDALSTLGGTCRELLLALYFEPEAPSYAEIAERFGRSIGGIGPLRGRCLDKLRVIMGEES, encoded by the coding sequence ATGACGTCATTGAGCGAGCAACCAGCTCGCGCCACCGAGCTACGGCCCACCGGCCGTGGTGCCAGCACGCAGCCTCGCCACAGCGAGGTCGTCACCGACTCCGACCTTCTCGTCCGCTGCCGCCGCCGTGACTCGGAGGCCTGGAACGAGCTGGTCAGCCGCTACGAGCGACTGGTCTACACCGTCGCCCTGCGCAACGGCCTCGGCGCCGAGGACGCCGCCGACGTCACCCAGGCCACCTTCGTGGCCCTCATCGATGCCCTCGACCGGCTCCGCGACGACGAGAAGCTCGCCTCCTGGCTGATGACCGTCGCCCGCCGGCAGGCCTGGCGCTCGCGCAACCTGAGCCGGCGTACGACGCCGGTCGAGGTCACCCCGGACGACGTGAGCGACCCGTTCGCGGACTGGGCCACGACGACGGCGCTCCACGACGCGCTGTCCACCCTCGGCGGCACCTGCCGCGAGCTGCTCCTCGCCCTCTACTTCGAGCCGGAGGCGCCGAGCTACGCCGAGATCGCCGAGCGCTTCGGCCGCTCGATCGGTGGCATCGGCCCCCTGCGCGGCCGGTGCCTCGACAAGCTGCGCGTGATCATGGGGGAGGAGTCATGA
- a CDS encoding ACT domain-containing protein, which produces MSTDLHAVTVLGPDRPGIIAATTAGLAELGLNIEDSTMTLLRGHFAMMLLCRGGSDAAAIELALAPLAAGDLDVAVRPVTDRPMPAAGGTAWVLTVHGGDRSGIVSAVVAEVAAAGGNITDLTTRLAGDLYLLVAELDLPADADVAAVEVAIRACAERVGVTATLRPAEADEL; this is translated from the coding sequence GTGAGCACCGACCTGCACGCCGTCACCGTTCTCGGGCCCGACCGGCCCGGCATCATCGCTGCCACGACGGCCGGCCTCGCAGAGCTCGGGCTCAACATCGAGGACTCCACGATGACCCTGCTGCGGGGGCACTTCGCGATGATGCTGCTGTGCCGCGGCGGCTCGGACGCGGCCGCCATCGAACTGGCCCTCGCCCCGCTCGCTGCCGGCGACCTCGACGTCGCCGTACGTCCCGTCACCGACCGGCCCATGCCCGCCGCCGGTGGCACCGCGTGGGTGCTCACCGTCCACGGTGGCGACCGATCGGGCATCGTGTCGGCCGTCGTCGCCGAGGTCGCCGCGGCCGGCGGCAACATCACCGACCTCACCACCCGCCTCGCCGGCGACCTCTACCTGCTCGTCGCCGAGCTCGACCTGCCGGCCGACGCCGACGTCGCCGCCGTCGAGGTCGCCATCCGCGCCTGCGCCGAGCGGGTCGGCGTCACCGCCACCCTGCGCCCCGCCGAGGCCGACGAGCTGTGA
- a CDS encoding ATP-dependent Clp protease proteolytic subunit, translated as MSDDNRPRTFDDRVRRELLQQRVLVLDGPLDDDNGVLLASQLVALAADDPGADIALWIHSPGGSVPAMLAIRDVMRLVPCDVATLALGIACSAGQFLLSSGTRGKRRALPHARVLMHQGSAGIGGTAVDIELQAQDLRQTRDTVLALIAEDTGQPLARVFEDSLHDRWYSAQQALDYGFVDEIVTSYDVLVPPRRAPLGLGVPR; from the coding sequence ATGAGCGACGACAACCGACCTCGCACCTTCGACGACCGAGTACGACGCGAGCTGCTCCAGCAGCGCGTGCTGGTGCTCGACGGTCCCCTCGACGACGACAACGGAGTGCTGCTGGCCAGCCAGCTGGTGGCGCTCGCCGCCGACGACCCCGGCGCCGACATCGCGCTGTGGATCCACTCCCCCGGCGGCTCGGTGCCAGCGATGCTCGCGATCCGCGACGTGATGCGGCTGGTGCCGTGCGACGTCGCGACACTCGCGCTCGGCATCGCGTGCAGCGCCGGGCAGTTCCTGCTCTCCTCGGGCACCCGCGGCAAGCGCCGGGCCCTGCCCCACGCGCGGGTCCTCATGCACCAAGGGTCCGCCGGTATCGGGGGCACCGCGGTCGACATCGAGCTCCAGGCACAGGACCTGCGCCAGACCCGCGACACGGTGCTGGCCCTGATCGCCGAGGACACCGGGCAGCCGCTGGCGCGGGTCTTCGAGGACTCGCTGCACGACCGGTGGTACTCCGCCCAGCAGGCGCTGGACTACGGCTTCGTCGACGAGATCGTGACGTCGTACGACGTCCTGGTGCCGCCCCGGCGTGCGCCCCTGGGTCTGGGGGTTCCCCGGTGA
- a CDS encoding helix-turn-helix transcriptional regulator has product MAEEQNAAEPLWRDLVGRRLRDLRRERGETLTETAGRAGISPQYLSEIERGVKEPSSEMIAAVLGALGTTLLDLTTSVAGDLQPLVAPAAVGGAYALALAA; this is encoded by the coding sequence ATGGCCGAGGAGCAGAACGCGGCGGAGCCGCTGTGGCGGGACCTGGTGGGACGACGGCTGCGCGACCTGCGCCGCGAGCGCGGCGAGACGCTGACCGAGACCGCGGGCCGGGCCGGCATCTCGCCGCAGTACCTCTCGGAGATCGAGCGCGGCGTCAAGGAGCCGAGCAGCGAGATGATCGCCGCCGTCCTCGGCGCCCTCGGTACGACGCTGCTCGACCTCACCACCTCCGTCGCCGGCGACCTGCAGCCGCTCGTCGCGCCGGCCGCGGTCGGCGGCGCCTACGCCCTGGCGCTCGCCGCCTGA
- a CDS encoding ATP-dependent Clp protease proteolytic subunit — MNSYLVPNVIAQHPRGERIMDVYSHLLTERVVYLGTAIDAGVANSLVAQLLHLEADNPDRDIQLYINCEGGDPSAMLAVHDTMQFIRPQVATTCIGQAIAVGAVLLASGAAGKRSALPHARVVLHQPAAQGRGAIPDLILQADEVVRVRADIEQILSRHTGQDTATLRADTDHDRVFTAAGAREYGLIDHLIEERGPAMITGATGQAASARA; from the coding sequence GTGAACAGCTACCTCGTGCCCAATGTGATCGCCCAGCACCCGCGCGGCGAGCGGATCATGGACGTCTACTCACACCTGCTGACCGAGCGGGTGGTCTACCTCGGCACTGCGATCGACGCCGGGGTCGCGAACTCACTGGTCGCCCAGCTGCTCCACCTCGAGGCCGACAACCCGGACCGCGACATCCAGCTCTACATCAACTGCGAGGGCGGCGACCCGAGCGCGATGCTGGCCGTGCACGACACCATGCAGTTCATCCGGCCGCAGGTCGCCACCACCTGCATCGGTCAGGCGATCGCGGTCGGCGCGGTGCTGCTGGCATCGGGCGCGGCCGGCAAGCGGTCCGCGCTCCCCCACGCCCGGGTCGTCCTGCACCAGCCGGCCGCCCAGGGCCGCGGCGCCATCCCCGACCTGATCCTGCAGGCCGACGAGGTGGTGCGGGTGCGCGCCGACATCGAGCAGATCCTGTCGCGGCACACCGGCCAGGACACCGCGACGCTGCGCGCCGACACCGACCACGACCGGGTGTTCACGGCGGCCGGTGCGCGGGAGTACGGGCTGATCGACCACCTGATCGAGGAGCGCGGACCCGCGATGATCACCGGGGCGACGGGTCAGGCGGCGAGCGCCAGGGCGTAG